Part of the Coccinella septempunctata chromosome 3, icCocSept1.1, whole genome shotgun sequence genome is shown below.
GCAAATGAACTCTTTCTATTGCCGAGTTTGGGTGTAATATTCCATACTTGGTGAGGGTAGCACGCATGCGTTGGTCAATCCGCTGTAGGTCTGTCCGCGACCAATTGATTACTCCAGCGGTGTATGTGAATGATGGAAGGGCCCAAATGTTTATGGCCTCTATTTTATTTTTGGATGACAATTGTGTTTTGAGTATTTTGTGCATCCTCCTGAACAGTTCTTTCTCGACAATTTCCTTATTTTCTTGATGTTTTATCTCATAGGTTTGCACTATACCCAGGTACCTGTATCCATCTTCCGTTCCTATTTCAGTTATCTCCCTTCCATCCACCAGTCTGATATTCTCCTCCTCTGTCATCCTTCCCCTGCTGACATTGACCGTTGCACACTTCCCCAGTCCCAGCGACATCCCGACGTCCTCACTAAACCTTCTGACCAGCTCCAGCAGTCCTTCCAGTTGTTTGCGCCCTCTAGCAAACAGTTTCAAGTCATCCATGTAGAATAAATGTGTGATGGTAACCTGCGTGCTGATGGTATATCCATATGCAGACCTGTTCAGCATGGCACTGAGGATGTTCATGGCCAAACAAAACCAGAGTGGACTAAGACTGTCACCCTGGAATATTCCTCTTTTTATCTTTATTTCCTCTGTTTTGCTGCCTCTCATATAGATCTTCGTTCGCCAGGACGTCATAAGGAACTCAAGCAGCTTTATAACCTGATCATCAATTTTGTATATTTTAAGTGCTTCGACCAACCACGAGTGGGGAACAGAATCGTAGGCCTTTTCATAATCTATCCAAgctattgatatatttttttttcgtttttttgccTGTTTAGTCAGTTCTTTATCTATCACTAAGAGCTCTTTGCTTCCTCGTCCCTTTCGCTTACATCCGTTCTGTTCCCATGCCATTATGTTGTTCTTCTTCAGGTACTGGTTGATTTTACAAGATATTGTGGAGGTTAGAATTTTGTATATAGATGGCAGGCATGTGATCGGTCTGTAATTATTGGGTTGCGATAGATCTCCTTTTTTGGGGACCATGTATGTAATTCCCTGAGTAAAATACTCAGGGACGCTACTAGGGTTCCTGAGTGCACACTGGAGGAGCCGAGCCAGCGCCGCGTGTGTTGATGTGAGATGTTTCCACCAATAATTGTGTATCCCGTCGATGCCAGGGGACGACCAGTTCCTCAACCTTTTAACCGTAGCTTTTATATCCTCCACGGTGACGACGACATTTTCCATCGCCGTCACACTCTGCAGTCTTAATTTTTCGGGTGTAATCCATGGAGCTGTATTATTGTGTTGAGCGTCTTGTGACCAAATACTCGACCAGTATTCTACCATCTTTTCTTGTGCGGGGGTGGtagatttttcgtctttttCGTCTTCTAGTTGTCTGAAAAATTTCCTCTGATTCTGTAGAAAAAGGTTATTCTGACGGTATCTTTGAGCTCTTTTGTTGTATCTCCTCAGTCTGCTGCCTAGTGCAGCTATCTTCTGCTTCAGAGTTTCCGAgtagatttttattttttgattatatTGCGGGTCGTTTCTCTTCAGGCCGATCTTATTAGCATAATTTTGAACTCTCCTTACTACTTTTCTGCTGGGTTTGTCCTCGGTGGAATAATTGTGAAGAATCCCTATTTCTTTCCTGAGtgccgttatttttttttgaagtctTTCCTCCCAGGGGGGTTTTtctcgtatatatatatatatatatatatatatatatatggtgcTTCCACCATGGAAAGAAAAATCAATGAGATCAGGAAAAAAATTGGGATACTGCAAGCATACCTTGAcgctgatatatatatatatatatatatatatataacatatatatatatatatacatatatatataatatatatataaccccgttacgctaacctctgctaaaactgtatctcatacacatgctataattattgtttgctgttcaagattgtaatgctctatatcaagagaatatatatatatatatatatatatatatatatatatatatatatatatatatatatatatatatatatatatatatatatatatatatattctcttgatatagagcattacaatcttgaacagcaaacaataattatagcatgtgtatgagatacagttttagcagaggttagcgtaacggggtgccatacaaattggtgtatgatacaagagcttagggaaaaacctcagtaaaaaaaccctttctccccgtgagtgtagtggattgtaattgttcacgaaataagctgaaatattccatattgaagggcatctcgcactgcaaaaattgattctttctccaacaaaaaggaaaatccagaaagtcttctccaagataccagaaacttttatctgaaataaagagaaaacaaaagcagaaaaacgtaaaataataaaattagattcaatatgtcagattgacctaaaattgacaacccaattcaaaaaagattcggaaactgcatgtatagctctaaaaccatcctgaaatttataaattggacaatgattaactagatgatttatggtttcttctggttccccgcattcacaactagggctttcaactgaattccacctgaaaagcatgctattgcaacgtccgtgacctgttcttatacgattcagaatacaccatattttcctgggtagatcaaaaccaggaactctattcgaaggatcagttactaattcttttttgaaaatagtgcacttattccattcagactgccaaaggtctttgtcccttatattcgaattaagaaaagagttggaccataaaggttcacgcgacttcagtctcggaatggtattttcgggaatataggatagaattgggaacgagtctggataggattggaattttttccaggaattcataaccgcagtctgtctacgaatatgaggcggtaaaa
Proteins encoded:
- the LOC123310254 gene encoding uncharacterized protein LOC123310254, which codes for MRTAVQRGVYQASKEDGVNSPNQESIGDPRAFLNFDREMRSSNAKFSTEIANKEGENHNEPNTEPLTRAFVQQSHHNLRRRDWRHRIGDQVYRREHPLSSAVKGVAAKLASKYSGPYTVVDVVSLVVYDIKDGSGKVVSHVHTKDLKSPGMERKEIGILHNYSTEDKPSRKVVRRVQNYANKIGLKRNDPQYNQKIKIYSETLKQKIAALGSRLRRYNKRAQRYRQNNLFLQNQRKFFRQLEDEKDEKSTTPAQEKMVEYWSSIWSQDAQHNNTAPWITPEKLRLQSVTAMENVVVTVEDIKATVKRLRNWSSPGIDGIHNYWWKHLTSTHAALARLLQCALRNPSSVPEYFTQGITYMVPKKGDLSQPNNYRPITCLPSIYKILTSTISCKINQYLKKNNIMAWEQNGCKRKGRGSKELLVIDKELTKQAKKRKKNISIAWIDYEKAYDSVPHSWLVEALKIYKIDDQVIKLLEFLMTSWRTKIYMRGSKTEEIKIKRGIFQGDSLSPLWFCLAMNILSAMLNRSAYGYTISTQVTITHLFYMDDLKLFARGRKQLEGLLELVRRFSEDVGMSLGLGKCATVNVSRGRMTEEENIRLVDGREITEIGTEDGYRYLGIVQTYEIKHQENKEIVEKELFRRMHKILKTQLSSKNKIEAINIWALPSFTYTAGVINWSRTDLQRIDQRMRATLTKYGILHPNSAIERVHLPRKEGGRGLGSIEETCRKENESVSNFFEKNNHLPVHKWVVDQTSAASSSHQGTSEMEEEVDYLENLRRRWQTKALHGNFYSSLHQNEVDLESTNMYLMKGYLYPQTEGTLFAIQDQVVPTRNYSKFILKQQLNNTKCRLCDCVEETVQHLSSGCSAIADTKYMSRHNNMGKVVHQMLCLGERLLQNFTPYHAYTPQTLLENEHTKVYWDFAVLTDQGVEHNRPDMIVWYKTEKTAVLIDFSIPMDQNLAKAYQGKIRKYEPLARQIRDIGKLKRVDIVPLIISCNGLVHKKTTEHLKEMKLPPNTLIWMQKAVLLGTVNIVRSVLYPH